One Baekduia alba genomic window, CCGTCGCGCTGCTCGCCGTCGGCGGCGGCGCCTTCGCCGCCGGAACGCTGCTGGACAACGACGACGACTCCGCCACGAAGATCGCGCGTCCCGCCGCCCTGCCGGCCGTTGCCTCCAAGCCGATCAAGCCCACCCGCGGCCAGACCCGCGCCGGCGCGATCTACGCGCAGGCCTCCCCCGCCGTCGTCTCGATCCGCAACGGCCAGGGCTCCGGCACCGGCTTCCTGATCGATGACGAGGGCACGCTGGTCACCAACGACCACGTCGTCGACACGGCCAAGACCGTGCAGGTCAAGTTCGGCACCGACGGCCGCACGATCAACGGCAACGTCAAGGGCGTCGACCCGTCGAGCGACCTCGCGGTCGTCCACATCGACGCGTCCTCCATCCCGTCCGGCGCCAAGCCGCTGCAGTTCGCCGACTCCACCGGCGTCTCGGTCGGCGACGTCGCGATCGCGATCGGCAACCCCTTCGGCCTGGACCGCACCGTCACCGAGGGCATCGTCTCCAGCCTCGGCCGGACGCTCCAGGCGCCCAACGGCTTCCAGATCGACGACGTCATCCAGACTGACGCCGCGATCAACCCCGGCAACTCTGGCGGCCCGCTGCTCGACGACGGCGGCAAGGTCATCGGCGTCAACTCGCAGATCGCGACCAACGGCGTGTCCGCGGGCAACGTCGGCATCGGCTTCGCGGTCCCGTCCAACACGGTCCGCCAGGTGCTGCCCGGCCTCAAGGACGGCCGCACCGTGCAGCACGCGTGGCTCGGCGTCGAGACCGCGCAGACCGTCACCGGCTCCATGACCGCGGGCGCGCAGATCGCGTCGGTCGTCACCGGCGGCCCCGCCGAGAGCGGTGGCCTGCAGGCCGGCGACGTCGTCACGCGGATCGACGGCCAGCGGATCAACGACGCCAGCGACCTGTCGTCCTACATCAACACGAAGGCGCCGGACGACAAGATCACGCTGACGGTCGAGCGCAACGGCTCCAAGTCCGACGTCGACGTCACGCTCAAGAACCGGCCCGCGAAGATCCCGTGAGCGCGCAAGACCTCGCCCAGGGGCTCGGCTTGCGGGCGCGCGCTCGCCAGGGGCTCCCTCGCGCAGCTGGGGAGCGCTCGACGTGAGCTTTGGCGCACCCCTGATCCTCCTCGCGCTGCTCCTCGTCCCGGCCCTCCTGATCGGCTACGTCGGGCTGCAGCGTGACCGCGGCCGCGCCGCCGCCGCGTTCGCCGCGCCGCGCATGGCCGCGTCGGTCGCGCCGCGTCGCCCGCGCTGGCGCCGCCACGTGCCGCTCGCCGCGTTCCTGCTGGCGATCGCGATCCTCGTGGTCGCCGCCGCCCAGCCGCAGAAGACGGTGGCGGTGCCGGTCGAGCACGCGCAGATCATGCTGCTGACCGACGTGTCGGGCTCGATGCTGTCGACCGACGTCAAGCCCAACCGGCTGGTCGCGGCGCGCCGCGCGGCGCAGAAGTTCATCGACAACGTGCCCAAGCAGGTCAACGTCGGCATCGAGGCCTTCAACCAGGTCCCGCAGGTCCTGGCCAACCCGACGACCGACCGCGACGCGCTCGCCGCGGCGCTCGGCCGCCTGAAGTCCTCCGGCGGCACCGCGACCGGCGAGGCGATGGTCACGGGCACGCGCGTGCTCCAGCAGGCGCCGTCGCAGAACGGCAAGAAGCCGCCGTCGGCGATCGTGCTGCTGTCCGACGGCGCGTCGACCAAGGGCGTCGACCCGATCCAGGCCGCGCAGGCGGCCGCCAAGCTCAAGATCCCCGTGTACACCGTGACGCTGGGGACCGCGTCCGGGACGATCACCGTCCCGCGCGACCCGAAGAACCCTTCCGCCGGAACGGTCACCAAGCCGGTCCCGCCGGACGTCCCGTCGCTGCAGCGCATCGCGCAGGCGTCCAGGGGCAAGTCCTACACCGCCGAGTCGGCGAGCGACCTGTCAGACGTCTACAAGCGTCTGGGCTCGCAGCTCGGGACCAAGAAGGAGCCGCGCCAGATCACGGCGGGCTTCGCGGGCTTGGGGCTGGCGCTGCTCGGCCTGGGCGCCACCCTCTCGCTCCGCTGGTTCGGGCGACTGATCTAGATATAGGAGAACGTTGATGGACGAGATCACCACCCAGGCACCGCACGATCCCCACGAGGATCCGCGCCGTGCGCTCGGCGAGGCGCTGCACGAGATCAAGCGCGTCATCGTCGGCCAGGACGCGATGCTCGAGCGCTTGTTGGTGTCCTTGCTCGCCGGCGGCCACGTGCTGCTCGAAGGCGTGCCGGGCCTGGCCAAGACGCTGACCGTGCGGACGCTCGCCGACGTCGTCGGCGGCCAGTTCCGCCGCGTGCAGTTCACGCCGGACCTGGTCCCGGCCGACCTGGTCGGCACGCGCATCTGGCGTCCGGACACCGGGCGCTTCGACACCGAGCTCGGCCCCGTCTTCGGCAACGTGCTGCTCGCCGACGAGATCAACCGCGCGCCCGCGAAGGTGCAGAGCGCGTTGTTGGAGGTCATGCAGGAGCACCAGGTGACGATCGGCGGCCAGACGTTCCCGGTCCCGCGCCCGTTCCTCGTGCTCGCGACGCAGAACCCGATCGAGTCCGAGGGGACCTACCCGCTGCCCGAGGCGCAGGTGGACCGCTTCCTCATGAAGCTGCTCGTCGACTACCCGACGCCGGGCGAGGAGGCCGCGGTCGTCGGTCGCTCGCTGGGCGGCAAGGCCGACGTGCGCCAGCGCCTGGAGCTTCCGGACCTCGAGCGCTACGCGGCCCTCGCCGCCGAGGTCATGGTCGACCGCGACATCATCGCCTACGCGGTGGCGCTGGCCGACGCGACGCGCCACCCGGCCGCGCACGGCATGGGCGACCTGACCGGGATGGTCGAGTTCGGCGCCTCGCCGCGCGGGCCGATCGGCCTGGTGCACGCGGCGCGCGCGCTGGCGATGCTCCGCGGCCGCGGGTACGTCAACGCGGGCGACGTCCGCGACCTCGCGCCCGACGTCCTGCGCCACCGGCTCGTGCTGTCCTACGACGCGCTCTCGGAGGGCGTGACGGCCGACGGGATCCTCGATCGCGTGCTCGAGGCCGTCCCCGAGCCCGAGGACCGCTACCTGCACCGGACCCGGAGCCACGCGGCCTAGCCCCGATGCCGTCCGGCACCGACAACCCCACCACCGTGCCGCCCGGGGCGGGCGGGTCGACTTCTGCCGCTCCGGCGCGGCGGGCGCGCGCTGCCATGGCGCCGCCTGCCGCCCGGCAGGGGCCCGGCCCGATGCCGCCGGCGTTGTTGGATGCCTTGGCGATCGCCGTGACGCAGCGCGTCGCCGGCGCGCTGCCGGGCGACCGCCGCGCGGCCGGCGTCGGCGCCGGCACCGAGCTGGCGCAGATCCGGCCCTACGCGTTCGGCGACGACGTGCGCCGCATCGACGCGGCCGCGACCGCCCGGACCGGCGAGCCGCATGTACGCCTCGAAGTCCCTGAGCGGACGCTGACGACGTGGCTCGCGCTCGACGTCTCGTCCTCGATGGCCTTCGGGACGGCGTCGCGCCTGAAGGCCGACGTGGCCGAAGGCGTCGCCTTGGCGGTCGGACGCCTCGCGCTCCGGCACGCCGGCCGCATCGGCATCGCCACCTTCGGCGACGGCGACACGCGCGTGCAGCCGCCGCGCGGCTCGAAGGCCGGCCTGGTGGCGCTGCGCCGCACGCTCGGCGCCGGCAACGCGGTCGACGGCATGCACGACCCGCACGCGCTGGCCAACGCGCTCGGCCGCGTCGGCAAGGTCGCGCGCCTGCCCGGACTGGTCGTCGTCATCTCCGACTTCCGCGAGCAGCGCGACTGGGCCCGCCAGATGGGCGTCCTGCGCGCGCGTCACGCCGTCCTGGCCGTCGAGGTCCACGACCCGCGCGAGGCGTCGATCCCGCCGGTCGGCCGCATCGCGGTCGTCGATCCCGAGACCGGGCGGCGGACCGAGGTCGACACGTCGCGGCCACAGATCCGGCAGCGCTTCGAGGCCCTGGAGGCCGAGCGCCGCGCCACCTTGGCGTCCGAGCTGCGGCGGCTGCGCGTCGACCACGCGCCGCTGCGGACCGACGAAGACTGGCTGCTGCAGCTCGGGCGGAGGCTGCGATGACCGTCGCCACGCCGCTCGCGCTGTCCTTCGGCTCCCCCATCGGGCTGCTCGCGCTGCTCGCGATCCCGGTCGCGCTCCTGCTCCTGGCCGCCGCGCGCCGGCGCCGCACGTCTTATGCGATCCGCTTCCCGGCGGCCACGACGCTGGCGCTCGCCGCCGGCTCGGTCTCCTCGTGGCGCCGGCACGTCCCGACCGCGCTGGCGCTCGCCGCGATCGCCGCGCTGGCGCTCGCGCTGGCCAAGCCGCAGCGCACGGTCGCGGTGCCGGTCGAGGGCGCGTCCGTCGTCCTCGTGACCGACCACTCCGGGTCGATGTCGGCGACCGACGTCGAGCCCGACCGCCTGACCGCGGCCGAGGAAGCCGCCGAGACGTTCCTGGCCAAGCTGCCCAAGGCCACGCGCGTGGGCGTCGTCGCCTACAGCGACGGACCGGACGGCACGCTCGCGCCGACCACCGACCACGACCGCGTGCGCCAGACGATCGAGGCGCAGTCCGCCGTCGGCGCGACCGCGACCGGCGAGGCCCTGCAGGTCGCGCTCGACACGCTGGCGCCCAACGGCCGCAAGGCCGCGCGGCCGGCGAGCGCGATCGTCCTGCTGTCCGACGGCAAGACGACGACCGGCCGCGACCCCGTCGAGGTCGCGAAGACCGCCAAGAAGCTCGGCGTCCCGGTCTACACCGTGGCGCTCGGCACCGCCGACGCGACGATCCCGAACCCGGTCAGCCCGCTCAGCCCGCCGATCGCGGTCCCGCCCGATCCGGAGACGCTGAAGCAGATCGCCGAGCTGTCGGGCGGCCGCGCCTTCACCTCCGGCGACGCCGGCCAGCTGCGCTCGATCTACTCGTCCCTGGGCTCGCGCCTGGCGACCAAGCACGAGGACCGCGAGATCACCGCGGGCTTCGCGGGCGCCGGGCTGGTGCTGCTGCTGGCCGCGGGGCTGCTCTCGCTGCCCCGCGTGGGCCGGCTGCCTTAGTCAGGACAGCCCGGCCGCCGGCGTCGGACCGACGACGTCGGCTGCTGCGGCGTCCGGCGTCGGCTCCGCGCCGCCCATGTCCAACCGGAACGGCGGGTAGCGGTCGGTCATCAGCGTCGCGTAGGCGATGACGCGGAAGACCCAGCGGTTCATCCCCATGATGAAGTCGAAGATGCCGCGCGGGTAGCGGCCGGTGAACAGCAGCACGACGCCCGCGATGAAGGCCATCAGGCCGATCAGGCCGCCGCCGGAGCTCCAGCCACCGTGGTCCCCGGCCGCGTTGAACCCGGCCCAGGCGCCGCCGGCGAAGACGGCGACGACGACGTACTGCGGCAGCGCGAGCAGCCACCACTTGACCAGGACCAGGCCGCGCGAGAGCTCCTGCGGGTACTCGACGTCCAGCCGCGCCGGGTGGTCCGGGACCTCGGCGAGCGTGAACGGCGGGTAGCGGTCGGTCGCGAGCGCGCTGTAGGAGTAGAAGGCCACGCGCCAGGTCCAGCGCAGCACGCCGACGTTGAAGTCGAAGATCGCGCGCGGGTAGCGGCGGGTGAAGAGGATCGCGAAGAAGGCGACGACGGTCGTGACGAAGAACGCGACCCACAGGAACGCGAGGACGATGATGTGCGGGATGATCAACACCCACTTGACCAGCCACAGCCAGCGGCTGAGATGGTCGTCGAGCTCCCCCGTGACCCGCGCCGGATAGACGGACGCTGCGGCGTGCTCGCTCATGGAACGCGCTCCTCTCGGTGCGCGGCGGAAGCGATCCCGCGGTCGGGATCCAGAAGCGCCGCGCTGATGTGCTTCTGCGCCAGCGTACTCCTCTGGCGCGGCCCCGCGGCGCATCTACCGCTGCGGGCCGGTGCTCAGCGCTCCGGATCCTTCAGCGTGCAGGTCGTCGGCGTACGGGATCTGCGCGAGCAGGCACGTCCCCGCGCCGCGAGGGCTGCGGACCGCGAGCGCCCCGTTGATCGCCGCGAGCCGGTCGGCGAGGCCCTGGAGCCCTGAGCCGTGGGTCGGGTCGGCGCCGCCGACGCCGTCGTCGCGGATCTCGATGGCGACCGCGCCGCCGGCGCGGCGGATGATGACGGTGGCCTCGGTAGCAGGCGGACGAGCACGATCGCGAACAGCGCCACGTAGAGCAGCGTCTGGAACGCGAGGGCGACGGCGGCGAGCGTGTCGTTCGCGTCGACGAGCAGGAGGCTGGTCGGGCAGTCGTCGCAGCCCAGCGCGTGGCCGGGCGGCGGGCGTGGGAGGGCGAGGGCGATTCAGGCGCGAACGGCGGAGCGCAGGGTCGCGCGTAAGGTGAACGGTGGTTCCGGGGGCCCATAGGTCACCAAAACACCGTTGACCTCCGT contains:
- a CDS encoding S1C family serine protease, which gives rise to MTPPKHIWSGNWENESEEDARRRAEAEAERRAHPQPDPAEAPTTVGRAYAPSPDADGDAPRRRPSRGRIAAFTTVALLAVGGGAFAAGTLLDNDDDSATKIARPAALPAVASKPIKPTRGQTRAGAIYAQASPAVVSIRNGQGSGTGFLIDDEGTLVTNDHVVDTAKTVQVKFGTDGRTINGNVKGVDPSSDLAVVHIDASSIPSGAKPLQFADSTGVSVGDVAIAIGNPFGLDRTVTEGIVSSLGRTLQAPNGFQIDDVIQTDAAINPGNSGGPLLDDGGKVIGVNSQIATNGVSAGNVGIGFAVPSNTVRQVLPGLKDGRTVQHAWLGVETAQTVTGSMTAGAQIASVVTGGPAESGGLQAGDVVTRIDGQRINDASDLSSYINTKAPDDKITLTVERNGSKSDVDVTLKNRPAKIP
- a CDS encoding VWA domain-containing protein, giving the protein MSFGAPLILLALLLVPALLIGYVGLQRDRGRAAAAFAAPRMAASVAPRRPRWRRHVPLAAFLLAIAILVVAAAQPQKTVAVPVEHAQIMLLTDVSGSMLSTDVKPNRLVAARRAAQKFIDNVPKQVNVGIEAFNQVPQVLANPTTDRDALAAALGRLKSSGGTATGEAMVTGTRVLQQAPSQNGKKPPSAIVLLSDGASTKGVDPIQAAQAAAKLKIPVYTVTLGTASGTITVPRDPKNPSAGTVTKPVPPDVPSLQRIAQASRGKSYTAESASDLSDVYKRLGSQLGTKKEPRQITAGFAGLGLALLGLGATLSLRWFGRLI
- a CDS encoding AAA family ATPase, translated to MDEITTQAPHDPHEDPRRALGEALHEIKRVIVGQDAMLERLLVSLLAGGHVLLEGVPGLAKTLTVRTLADVVGGQFRRVQFTPDLVPADLVGTRIWRPDTGRFDTELGPVFGNVLLADEINRAPAKVQSALLEVMQEHQVTIGGQTFPVPRPFLVLATQNPIESEGTYPLPEAQVDRFLMKLLVDYPTPGEEAAVVGRSLGGKADVRQRLELPDLERYAALAAEVMVDRDIIAYAVALADATRHPAAHGMGDLTGMVEFGASPRGPIGLVHAARALAMLRGRGYVNAGDVRDLAPDVLRHRLVLSYDALSEGVTADGILDRVLEAVPEPEDRYLHRTRSHAA
- a CDS encoding DUF58 domain-containing protein, translating into MAPPAARQGPGPMPPALLDALAIAVTQRVAGALPGDRRAAGVGAGTELAQIRPYAFGDDVRRIDAAATARTGEPHVRLEVPERTLTTWLALDVSSSMAFGTASRLKADVAEGVALAVGRLALRHAGRIGIATFGDGDTRVQPPRGSKAGLVALRRTLGAGNAVDGMHDPHALANALGRVGKVARLPGLVVVISDFREQRDWARQMGVLRARHAVLAVEVHDPREASIPPVGRIAVVDPETGRRTEVDTSRPQIRQRFEALEAERRATLASELRRLRVDHAPLRTDEDWLLQLGRRLR
- a CDS encoding VWA domain-containing protein, with amino-acid sequence MTVATPLALSFGSPIGLLALLAIPVALLLLAAARRRRTSYAIRFPAATTLALAAGSVSSWRRHVPTALALAAIAALALALAKPQRTVAVPVEGASVVLVTDHSGSMSATDVEPDRLTAAEEAAETFLAKLPKATRVGVVAYSDGPDGTLAPTTDHDRVRQTIEAQSAVGATATGEALQVALDTLAPNGRKAARPASAIVLLSDGKTTTGRDPVEVAKTAKKLGVPVYTVALGTADATIPNPVSPLSPPIAVPPDPETLKQIAELSGGRAFTSGDAGQLRSIYSSLGSRLATKHEDREITAGFAGAGLVLLLAAGLLSLPRVGRLP
- a CDS encoding DUF4389 domain-containing protein, translated to MSEHAAASVYPARVTGELDDHLSRWLWLVKWVLIIPHIIVLAFLWVAFFVTTVVAFFAILFTRRYPRAIFDFNVGVLRWTWRVAFYSYSALATDRYPPFTLAEVPDHPARLDVEYPQELSRGLVLVKWWLLALPQYVVVAVFAGGAWAGFNAAGDHGGWSSGGGLIGLMAFIAGVVLLFTGRYPRGIFDFIMGMNRWVFRVIAYATLMTDRYPPFRLDMGGAEPTPDAAAADVVGPTPAAGLS